The Gemmatimonadaceae bacterium nucleotide sequence TGGATGAACTGGCCAGCCTGCAGCAGCGATTCGTGCGATCCGGTGTCGAGCCACGCGGTGCCGCGGCCAAGGAGCTGCACGTTCAGGGCGCCCATCGCCAGGTAGGCGCGGTTCACGTCCGTGATCTCGAGCTCCCCGCGCGCCGACGGCCGGATGCCGGCCGCGATGTCGCAGACCTGCCGGTCGTAGAAGTAGAGGCCCGTGACGGCATAGTTCGAGCGTGGCTTCGCCGGCTTCTCCTCGATGCCCACGGCCCGCCCGTCGGCGTCGAACTCCACCACCCCGTACGCCGACGCATCGCTCACGCGGTAGCCGAAGACCGTCGCGCCGCTCGGCACCGCACTGGCCCGCTTCAGGGCCTGCGGCAGGTCCTGCCCGTAGAAGATGTTGTCGCCGAGCACGAGGCAGCTCGGCCGGTCGTCGACGAACTCGCGGCCGATGAGGAAGGCCTGCGCGAGGCCGTCGGGGGATGGCTGCACCGCATAGCGCAGCGACATGCCCCACTGCGACCCGTCGCCGAGCAGGCGCTGGAAGAACACCTGCTCGTGCGGGGTCGTGATCAGCAGCACGTCCCGCACCTGCGCCAGCATCAGCGTGGAGAGCGGGTAGTAGATCATCGGCTTGTCGTACACCGGCAGGAGCTGCTTGCTGACGCCCTGCGTGATCGGGTACAGCCGCGTCCCCGAGCCGCCGGCGAGCACGATGCCGCACCGCGCGCCGCCGGCGATCGTGCCGGTCGTGCCGTCCGTCGTCATCGCGCACACCGGCGCATGGTCATCCCGGCCGCCGCGCGGCCCGCTGTCGGTGTCACCGGGTCAGCGGCGGATGCTGTCCTTGACCGCACGCGGGAACTTGTTGGTGAGCGGGTCCACGTACTCCCGCTCCCCCGCCCCGATGTAGATCTGCCGCGGACGCGCGATCTTCTGCTCCTTGTCGTCGAGCATCTCCTCCCACTGCGCCAGCCACCCGGCCGTCCGCGCCACCGCGAACAGGACCGTGAAGAAGTCCGTCGGGAACGCCATCGAGCGGTAGATCAGGCCCGTGTAGAAGTCCACGTTCGGGTAGAGCTTGCGCGCGATGAAGTAGTCGTCCGAGAGGGCGATCCGCTCCAGCTCCAGCGCGATCTCGAGGTCCTTGTCGATGCCGATCTGCGCGAAGACCTGGTCGGCCAGCTTCTTCACGATGCGGGCGCGCGGGTCGTAGTTCTTGTACACGCGGTGCCCGAAGCCCATCAGCTTCGGGCCGCCCTTGCCGCTCTTCACCGACTCGATGAAGGCCGGCACGTTCTTCGGGTCACCGATCTCCTTGATCATGCGCAGCACCTGCTCGTTGGCGCCGCCGTGGAGCGGACCGAAGAGCGCGGCGATGCCGGCCGAGACGGC carries:
- the rfbA gene encoding glucose-1-phosphate thymidylyltransferase RfbA; amino-acid sequence: MTTDGTTGTIAGGARCGIVLAGGSGTRLYPITQGVSKQLLPVYDKPMIYYPLSTLMLAQVRDVLLITTPHEQVFFQRLLGDGSQWGMSLRYAVQPSPDGLAQAFLIGREFVDDRPSCLVLGDNIFYGQDLPQALKRASAVPSGATVFGYRVSDASAYGVVEFDADGRAVGIEEKPAKPRSNYAVTGLYFYDRQVCDIAAGIRPSARGELEITDVNRAYLAMGALNVQLLGRGTAWLDTGSHESLLQAGQFIQTIEQRQGLKIACPEEIAWRLGWIDDDQVLRLAEPLRKTQYGQYLVAMLDEARGR